A window from Phaeocystidibacter marisrubri encodes these proteins:
- the rpmC gene encoding 50S ribosomal protein L29 has product MKQSEITGLTTEELQEQLVEFEMNLTKMRMTHHISPLENPMSLRSTRRDIARMKTELAKRETEASAKA; this is encoded by the coding sequence ATGAAACAGTCAGAAATCACTGGTCTAACGACCGAGGAGCTTCAGGAGCAATTGGTAGAGTTCGAAATGAACCTCACCAAAATGCGAATGACACACCACATCAGTCCGTTGGAGAATCCGATGAGCTTGAGATCAACTCGTCGCGATATTGCTCGCATGAAGACTGAACTAGCGAAGAGAGAAACAGAAGCTTCAGCAAAAGCATAA
- the rplP gene encoding 50S ribosomal protein L16, translating into MLSPKRTKHRKTFKGKMKGNAQRGTQLAYGSFGIKSLDSVWMTSRQIEAARIAATRYMKREGQLWIRIFPDKPITKKPLEVRMGKGKGAPEYWAAVVKPGRMLFELDGVPYEIAKEALRLAAQKLPVRTKFVVRRDFEA; encoded by the coding sequence ATGTTATCACCGAAACGGACGAAGCATAGAAAAACGTTCAAGGGCAAAATGAAGGGCAATGCCCAAAGAGGTACTCAATTGGCTTACGGGTCATTTGGTATCAAGTCCCTTGACTCAGTATGGATGACCTCTCGTCAGATCGAGGCCGCCCGTATCGCCGCAACACGTTATATGAAACGTGAAGGTCAATTGTGGATTCGCATTTTCCCAGACAAGCCTATTACGAAGAAGCCTCTCGAGGTACGTATGGGTAAGGGTAAAGGTGCTCCTGAATATTGGGCAGCCGTGGTTAAGCCAGGTCGCATGCTCTTTGAACTCGATGGTGTTCCATACGAGATCGCTAAAGAAGCCTTGCGCCTAGCAGCACAGAAGTTGCCGGTACGTACGAAGTTTGTAGTCAGACGAGATTTTGAAGCTTAA
- the rpsC gene encoding 30S ribosomal protein S3, producing MGQKTNPIGNRLGYIRGWESNWYGGRNYGDKLAEDAKIRKYLYARLTKASVSRIIIERTLKLVTVTITTARPGIIIGKGGQEVDKLREELKKLTKKEVQINIHEIKRPELDAKLVADSVARQLEGRISFRRAVKMAVGAAMRMGAEGIKIQVSGRLNGAEMSRSEMFKDGRTPLHTFRADIDYHQSEAHTTYGRIGVKVWIMKGEVYGKRDLSNMLGNVKKTGGGNQKGGSPKRRGGKK from the coding sequence ATGGGACAAAAGACGAACCCTATCGGGAACCGACTTGGATACATTCGTGGCTGGGAGAGCAACTGGTACGGAGGACGTAACTACGGCGATAAGCTCGCTGAAGATGCAAAAATCCGTAAGTATCTCTACGCCAGACTAACAAAAGCGAGTGTGTCGCGCATCATTATTGAGCGCACCTTGAAGCTCGTTACCGTGACAATCACTACGGCTCGTCCGGGTATTATCATCGGGAAAGGTGGTCAAGAAGTAGACAAGCTACGTGAAGAGTTGAAGAAACTCACTAAAAAGGAGGTTCAAATCAACATTCACGAGATTAAGCGACCTGAGTTGGATGCCAAGTTGGTAGCTGACAGTGTTGCCCGCCAATTGGAAGGACGTATCTCTTTCCGTCGTGCTGTGAAAATGGCCGTTGGTGCAGCAATGCGCATGGGAGCTGAAGGAATCAAGATCCAAGTATCTGGACGTTTGAACGGCGCAGAGATGTCACGTTCTGAAATGTTCAAAGATGGTCGTACTCCACTGCACACATTCCGTGCGGACATCGACTATCATCAATCTGAAGCTCACACGACTTACGGTCGTATTGGGGTGAAGGTTTGGATCATGAAAGGCGAGGTGTATGGCAAGCGTGACTTGTCTAACATGCTCGGCAATGTGAAGAAAACCGGCGGCGGAAACCAGAAAGGTGGTTCTCCAAAGCGCAGAGGTGGAAAGAAGTAA
- the rplV gene encoding 50S ribosomal protein L22: MGVRKKNRAIALKAAKKEKAIASLNNCPTSPRKMRLVADMIRGVEVEKAMFMLKHSPKEAASRLEKLLRSALANWEAKNEGQRLEDHNLIVQEIQVDSGRMLKRIQAAPQGRAHRIRKRSNHVTLVVGSAAATDVNETTEAK, from the coding sequence ATGGGTGTACGTAAGAAAAACAGAGCGATTGCTCTGAAGGCAGCCAAGAAGGAGAAGGCGATTGCAAGTTTAAACAATTGTCCTACATCTCCGCGCAAAATGCGCTTGGTAGCGGATATGATCCGTGGAGTGGAAGTTGAGAAAGCAATGTTCATGTTGAAGCATTCACCGAAAGAGGCTGCTAGCCGCTTGGAGAAATTGCTTCGTTCTGCCTTGGCCAATTGGGAAGCTAAGAATGAAGGACAGCGCTTGGAAGACCACAACTTGATTGTACAAGAAATTCAAGTGGATAGTGGAAGAATGTTGAAGCGAATTCAAGCTGCTCCGCAAGGACGTGCTCACCGAATCCGCAAGCGTTCAAACCACGTAACACTTGTTGTGGGAAGCGCTGCTGCTACTGATGTGAACGAGACTACTGAAGCCAAATAA
- the rpsS gene encoding 30S ribosomal protein S19 yields MARSLKKGPYIHYKLEKKVLANVESGKKTVIKTWSRASMISPEFVGQTIAVHNGRTFVPVYVTENMVGHKLGEFAPTRTFRGHGGNKKDKGKR; encoded by the coding sequence ATGGCTCGTTCGCTGAAAAAAGGACCCTACATCCACTACAAACTCGAGAAGAAAGTTCTCGCGAATGTTGAGTCGGGTAAGAAGACGGTGATCAAAACTTGGTCAAGAGCTTCGATGATCTCTCCAGAATTTGTTGGACAGACCATCGCCGTTCACAACGGACGCACTTTCGTGCCGGTGTATGTAACGGAGAACATGGTAGGTCACAAACTCGGAGAATTCGCACCAACGCGTACTTTCCGTGGCCACGGAGGTAACAAAAAGGACAAAGGCAAACGATAA
- the rplB gene encoding 50S ribosomal protein L2, giving the protein MGVRKLKPTSPGQRHRVVNEYSAITNSAPEKALLKGKKRSGGRNNTGKMTMRYIGGGHKKRYREIDFKREKSNIPAVIKSIEYDPNRTAFIALAVYADGEKRYMIAPNGLQVGQSVVSGSNVAPEVGNAMPLSDIPLGTVISCIELRPGQGAAIARSAGSFAQLLARDGKYAILKMPSGETRMILVTCMATIGVVSNSDHAQTVSGKAGRNRWLGRRPRTRGVAMNPVDHPMGGGEGRASGGHPRSRTGVPAKGYKTRTPKKASNRYIIERRKK; this is encoded by the coding sequence ATGGGGGTAAGAAAACTTAAACCGACATCGCCAGGACAACGCCACCGCGTAGTCAATGAATATTCGGCGATTACGAATTCCGCCCCGGAAAAGGCTTTGCTGAAAGGTAAAAAGCGAAGCGGCGGACGTAATAACACAGGTAAAATGACCATGCGCTATATCGGTGGTGGTCACAAGAAGAGATATCGCGAGATTGACTTCAAGCGCGAGAAATCGAACATACCTGCGGTTATTAAGAGTATCGAATATGATCCAAACCGTACTGCATTCATCGCCTTGGCGGTTTATGCTGACGGGGAGAAGCGTTACATGATTGCTCCGAATGGCCTACAAGTAGGTCAGTCAGTAGTGAGCGGTTCTAACGTAGCTCCGGAAGTGGGTAATGCAATGCCATTGTCTGACATTCCATTGGGTACTGTAATTAGTTGCATCGAATTGCGTCCTGGTCAGGGTGCTGCAATTGCTCGCTCTGCGGGTTCATTTGCACAGCTTTTGGCACGTGACGGTAAGTATGCAATTTTGAAAATGCCAAGTGGTGAAACACGTATGATCTTGGTTACTTGTATGGCTACCATCGGTGTAGTTAGCAACAGTGATCACGCTCAAACGGTAAGTGGTAAAGCCGGTCGCAACCGTTGGTTGGGTCGTCGTCCACGCACACGAGGTGTTGCTATGAACCCGGTTGATCACCCAATGGGTGGTGGTGAAGGTCGCGCGAGCGGTGGTCACCCACGTTCAAGAACTGGTGTTCCAGCTAAGGGTTACAAGACCCGTACGCCGAAGAAGGCGTCAAACCGTTACATCATCGAAAGACGAAAGAAATAA
- the rplW gene encoding 50S ribosomal protein L23 gives MENILIRPIITEKASADSEERNRYSFVVRRDANKVEIKKAIESFYGVNVDAVRTQVVPARKMSRYTKAGMIQGSKSAYKKAIVDVREGEMIDIYSNI, from the coding sequence ATGGAGAATATTTTAATCCGTCCGATCATCACAGAGAAGGCATCAGCAGACAGCGAGGAGCGCAATCGTTACTCGTTTGTTGTACGTCGTGACGCCAACAAAGTGGAGATCAAGAAAGCGATTGAATCGTTCTACGGAGTTAACGTAGATGCGGTTCGCACTCAAGTTGTTCCAGCTCGCAAGATGAGTCGTTACACCAAGGCAGGAATGATCCAAGGATCAAAGTCTGCATACAAGAAAGCCATCGTGGACGTACGCGAAGGAGAAATGATTGATATCTACAGCAATATCTAA
- the rplD gene encoding 50S ribosomal protein L4 → MERTVINTQGKDSGRKIVLNDGVFSIEPNEHAIYLDVKQYLANQRQGTHKVKARAEVSRTTKKHHKQKGTGGARYGSLKGPLHRGGGTAFGPEPRDYGFKLNKKVKTLARRSALSMKVKNDQVIFLEDLNFDAPKTKQYAEILKALGLNDKKSVVVVGDTNKNVYLSSRNFEGSKVVTASDLSTYQIMNAGTLVLTEGSIERIENVLSEK, encoded by the coding sequence ATGGAACGCACGGTCATCAATACCCAAGGAAAAGACTCCGGACGTAAGATCGTACTCAACGATGGAGTATTCTCTATCGAACCAAATGAGCACGCGATTTACTTGGACGTTAAGCAGTACCTCGCTAATCAGCGTCAAGGTACGCACAAGGTGAAGGCTCGTGCGGAAGTATCTCGTACGACCAAGAAGCACCACAAGCAAAAAGGAACTGGTGGAGCACGTTACGGTTCATTGAAAGGTCCATTGCACCGCGGAGGTGGAACGGCTTTCGGTCCTGAACCACGTGACTACGGTTTCAAATTGAATAAGAAAGTTAAGACTTTGGCTCGCCGCTCTGCTTTGAGTATGAAAGTGAAGAATGATCAAGTTATCTTTTTGGAAGACTTGAACTTCGATGCTCCTAAGACCAAGCAGTATGCGGAAATCCTTAAAGCTTTGGGACTTAACGACAAAAAAAGCGTTGTAGTTGTAGGAGATACAAATAAAAACGTATATTTGTCGTCCCGAAATTTTGAGGGGTCGAAAGTTGTAACAGCCTCTGATTTAAGTACTTATCAGATTATGAACGCGGGAACGCTAGTACTTACAGAAGGTTCGATTGAGAGAATTGAGAACGTATTAAGCGAAAAGTGA
- the rplC gene encoding 50S ribosomal protein L3 codes for MPGLIGKKIGMTSIFSPEGKNLPCTVLELGPCVVTQVKTEDVDGYSAVQIGFGEKKHASQPAAGHAKKAGTTAKRKYVEFRDFAADSVKLGETLNVDMFAEGEFVDIVGTSKGKGFQGVVKRHGFGGVGQATHGQHNRLRAPGSIGAGSDPSRVFKGIRMAGQMGGDRTKIQNLQVLKVDTEKNLLIVKGSVPGAKNSFVIVEK; via the coding sequence ATGCCTGGATTGATTGGTAAAAAAATCGGAATGACCAGCATTTTCAGCCCGGAAGGCAAAAACTTGCCTTGTACGGTACTTGAGCTTGGCCCATGTGTGGTTACTCAAGTGAAAACTGAAGATGTCGATGGTTACAGTGCCGTGCAGATTGGATTTGGCGAGAAGAAACACGCCTCACAACCTGCCGCCGGCCATGCCAAGAAAGCTGGAACAACTGCAAAGAGAAAGTACGTGGAATTCCGCGACTTCGCTGCAGATTCAGTTAAGTTGGGTGAAACATTGAATGTAGACATGTTCGCCGAAGGTGAATTTGTCGACATCGTGGGAACTTCCAAAGGGAAGGGTTTCCAGGGTGTTGTTAAGCGCCACGGTTTTGGTGGTGTTGGACAAGCTACCCACGGTCAGCATAACCGCCTACGTGCACCGGGTTCAATCGGTGCCGGTTCAGATCCTTCACGCGTATTCAAAGGAATTCGCATGGCTGGTCAGATGGGTGGTGACCGCACCAAGATTCAAAACCTTCAAGTGTTGAAGGTCGACACTGAAAAGAACCTTCTTATTGTGAAGGGCTCAGTGCCGGGAGCGAAAAACTCATTCGTAATCGTAGAGAAGTAA
- the rpsJ gene encoding 30S ribosomal protein S10, with the protein MSQKIRIKLKSYDHNLVDKSAEKIVKTVKSTGAVVNGPIPLPTNKRIFTVLRSPHVNKKAREQFELSSYKRLLDIYSSSSKTIDALMKLELPSGVEVEIKV; encoded by the coding sequence ATGAGCCAGAAGATCAGAATCAAATTGAAGTCTTACGACCACAACTTGGTAGACAAGTCTGCTGAGAAGATCGTTAAGACGGTGAAGAGCACAGGCGCAGTAGTAAATGGTCCAATTCCATTGCCTACAAACAAGCGTATTTTCACAGTGCTCCGCTCACCACACGTGAATAAGAAAGCCCGCGAACAGTTTGAGCTTAGCTCATACAAGCGTTTGCTCGACATCTATAGCTCGTCGTCTAAGACGATCGACGCTTTGATGAAGCTCGAGCTTCCTAGTGGGGTTGAAGTAGAGATTAAAGTTTAA
- the fusA gene encoding elongation factor G: protein MANRDLKYTRNIGIAAHIDAGKTTTTERILYYGGVSHKIGEVHDGAATMDWMEQEQERGITITSAATTLNWPYRGDNYHVNIIDTPGHVDFTVEVNRSLRVLDGLVFLFSAVDGVEPQSETNWRLANNYNVPRIGFVNKMDRQGADFLNVTRQVKDMLGSHALPLQIPIGAEADFKGVIDLINFRGIVWNEEDMGMTFEEVEIPADLLDEATEYREKLLEAVAEFDDTLMEKYFEDPESLSEREILNALREATIAGKVVPMMCGSAFKNKGVQAMLDMVMEILPSPLDVDAIRGTNPKTEEEESRKPSFESPFAALAFKIATDPFVGRLCFTRAYSGILESGSYVLNTRTGKKERISRIFQMHANKQNQIDSLGAGDIAALVGFKDIKTGDTLCDEKSPIVLESMDFPDPVIGLAIEPKSKADVDKLGVALAKLAEEDPTFQVKTDEDSGQTVISGMGELHLDIIMDRLKREFKVEVNQGAPQVSYKETIKGTVDHREVYKKQTGGRGKFADIVVVIEPGEEDKPGLIFVNEVKGGNVPREFIPSVEKGFKDAMSNGVLAGFPVDSLKVTLKDGSFHPVDSDQLSFELAAKMAYREALPKASPILLEPIMKLEVLTPEENMGDVVGDLNKRRGQVEGMDSRNGSQVIKAKVPLSEMFGYVTDLRTITSGRATSTMEFSHFSETPKNIADEVIAEVKGRKA, encoded by the coding sequence ATGGCAAACAGAGATCTCAAATACACAAGAAATATCGGTATCGCTGCACACATCGATGCTGGTAAAACAACGACCACCGAGCGTATTCTTTACTACGGTGGTGTGAGTCATAAAATTGGTGAGGTGCACGATGGTGCAGCTACTATGGACTGGATGGAGCAAGAGCAAGAGCGTGGTATCACGATCACCTCTGCCGCTACTACATTGAACTGGCCATACCGTGGAGACAATTACCACGTAAACATCATTGACACTCCGGGTCACGTTGACTTTACTGTTGAGGTTAACCGTTCCCTTCGTGTGTTGGATGGTTTGGTATTCTTGTTCAGTGCGGTAGACGGTGTTGAACCACAGTCTGAGACCAACTGGAGACTAGCAAACAACTACAACGTACCTCGTATTGGTTTCGTTAACAAGATGGACCGTCAAGGTGCCGATTTCTTGAACGTAACTCGTCAGGTAAAAGATATGTTGGGTAGCCACGCGTTGCCACTTCAGATTCCAATCGGAGCTGAAGCGGACTTCAAAGGGGTTATCGACTTGATTAACTTCCGTGGTATCGTTTGGAACGAGGAAGATATGGGTATGACTTTCGAGGAAGTTGAAATCCCAGCTGACCTTCTTGACGAAGCTACGGAGTACCGTGAGAAATTGTTGGAAGCAGTAGCTGAGTTCGACGATACTCTTATGGAGAAGTACTTCGAAGATCCAGAATCACTTTCTGAGCGTGAGATCCTTAACGCATTGCGTGAGGCTACTATCGCTGGTAAAGTAGTTCCAATGATGTGTGGTTCCGCGTTCAAGAACAAAGGTGTTCAGGCTATGCTTGACATGGTGATGGAAATCCTTCCTTCTCCACTTGACGTTGACGCAATTCGCGGAACAAACCCTAAGACTGAAGAAGAGGAGTCTCGCAAGCCTAGCTTCGAATCTCCATTCGCAGCACTCGCATTTAAAATTGCAACAGATCCATTCGTAGGACGTCTTTGCTTCACTCGTGCATACTCAGGTATCCTTGAGTCTGGTTCATATGTATTGAACACTCGTACGGGTAAGAAAGAGCGTATCTCACGTATTTTCCAAATGCACGCGAACAAGCAAAACCAGATTGATTCTTTGGGTGCTGGTGATATCGCTGCATTGGTTGGATTTAAAGATATCAAGACTGGTGACACACTTTGTGATGAGAAGTCGCCAATCGTTTTGGAATCAATGGACTTCCCAGATCCGGTTATCGGTTTGGCAATTGAGCCTAAGTCGAAAGCTGACGTGGACAAGTTGGGTGTAGCTCTAGCTAAATTGGCTGAAGAGGATCCAACCTTCCAAGTTAAGACCGACGAAGATTCAGGTCAGACTGTAATCAGTGGTATGGGTGAGCTTCACTTGGACATCATCATGGACCGCCTTAAGCGCGAGTTCAAGGTTGAGGTTAACCAAGGTGCTCCACAGGTATCTTACAAAGAGACTATTAAAGGCACTGTTGATCACCGTGAGGTTTACAAGAAGCAAACGGGTGGTCGTGGTAAATTCGCCGATATCGTTGTAGTTATCGAGCCAGGTGAGGAAGACAAGCCAGGTTTGATCTTCGTAAACGAAGTGAAAGGTGGTAACGTACCTCGTGAATTCATTCCTTCAGTAGAGAAAGGATTCAAGGACGCGATGTCAAACGGTGTATTGGCAGGATTCCCTGTAGATAGTTTGAAAGTTACTTTGAAAGACGGTTCATTCCACCCTGTGGATTCCGACCAACTTTCATTTGAATTGGCAGCGAAAATGGCGTATAGAGAAGCTCTTCCAAAGGCTTCACCTATTTTGCTCGAGCCTATCATGAAACTCGAAGTTCTTACTCCAGAGGAGAACATGGGTGACGTAGTAGGTGACTTGAACAAGCGTCGCGGTCAAGTAGAAGGTATGGATAGCCGTAACGGTTCTCAAGTTATCAAGGCTAAAGTACCATTGTCTGAAATGTTCGGTTATGTAACGGACTTGCGTACTATCACGTCAGGTCGTGCGACATCAACTATGGAGTTCTCACACTTCTCTGAGACACCTAAGAACATCGCTGACGAGGTAATTGCTGAGGTTAAAGGAAGAAAAGCTTAA
- the rpsG gene encoding 30S ribosomal protein S7: MRKTRAKKRILLPDPKFNDPLVTRFVNNLMYDGKKSVAFSIFYDALEIVAEKTESANGLDVWKEALTNVMPHVEVRSRRVGGSTFQIPMQIRPERKISMAMKWLIQYSRSRNEKTMAARLAAEIVAASKEEGAAVKKRIDTHRMAEANKAFSHFRF, translated from the coding sequence ATGAGAAAGACCAGAGCTAAAAAGAGAATCCTTTTACCGGATCCAAAGTTCAATGATCCATTGGTAACAAGGTTTGTGAATAACTTGATGTACGACGGCAAGAAGAGTGTTGCCTTCAGTATCTTCTACGATGCACTAGAAATCGTAGCGGAGAAGACGGAAAGCGCTAACGGTCTTGACGTTTGGAAGGAAGCATTGACAAATGTAATGCCGCACGTAGAAGTGCGTAGCCGCCGTGTAGGTGGTTCAACCTTCCAAATCCCTATGCAGATTCGCCCAGAGCGTAAAATCTCCATGGCGATGAAGTGGTTGATTCAATATTCACGTTCACGTAACGAGAAGACAATGGCAGCTCGTTTGGCTGCTGAGATCGTTGCCGCTTCTAAAGAGGAAGGTGCAGCAGTTAAGAAGCGTATTGATACGCACAGAATGGCTGAAGCTAACAAAGCATTCTCACACTTCCGATTCTAA
- the rpsL gene encoding 30S ribosomal protein S12, which translates to MPTIQQLVRKGRTKIEKKSKSAALDACPQRRGVCTRVYTTTPKKPNSAMRKVARVRLTNGNEVNAYIPGEGHNLQEHSIVLVRGGRVKDLPGVRYHIVRGALDTAGVEGRNQRRSKYGTKRPKAKK; encoded by the coding sequence ATGCCAACGATTCAACAGTTAGTTCGCAAAGGCAGAACGAAAATTGAGAAGAAGAGCAAGTCGGCCGCTCTGGATGCCTGCCCGCAACGCCGTGGCGTGTGTACTCGTGTTTACACGACTACACCAAAGAAGCCAAACTCGGCAATGCGTAAGGTAGCCCGTGTCCGCTTGACGAATGGGAATGAGGTGAACGCCTACATTCCAGGTGAAGGTCACAACCTTCAGGAACACAGTATTGTATTAGTGCGCGGTGGTCGTGTTAAGGACTTACCAGGTGTACGCTATCACATTGTTCGTGGTGCATTAGACACTGCCGGTGTAGAAGGTCGTAACCAACGTCGCTCGAAGTACGGAACTAAGCGTCCAAAAGCTAAGAAGTAA
- a CDS encoding T9SS type A sorting domain-containing protein, giving the protein MITSIRLLLTILVMSPMLSHGSVLGGTIKAVCVDDPATPQREYYVEINIIRDHGSSITNTSDIYINDSVFALPLAYSYLIPNTMAPLEFIQYGDTLLFADYSAYWLEWQECCRSSLVQNVTSTDSVYIHAYLETGGSCNSLPELVAPLNPNWSATIGQAALTMYDRDHDSLLYAMSFPMIDDSTAAPFQIIQGTTSNPFTVDANGILRGDRVEQDGIFAYVIQVNSLDASGTSNGYVRLESVLGFSSQDVEIRVRPGAKITDRFHQWTSGKLDSVRWVVGSTPLANAKNYLPIHLQQALFRDSLGIAGDSAVVSFQWNPSTPEVGYRIPMVVRTQIGASRYDEVVWMFAKTGIGLKEWGLEAAVVYPNPSGGELHIATERGDHSYQLVDGFGRVLLDQLVENPGSIEDLDLELPEGVYHLLVYGSENRVRHVKWVIVK; this is encoded by the coding sequence ATGATTACAAGTATTCGATTACTCCTTACCATTTTGGTGATGTCGCCTATGTTGTCGCATGGCAGTGTTCTTGGAGGGACGATCAAAGCGGTGTGTGTAGATGATCCTGCAACCCCACAGCGGGAGTATTACGTGGAGATCAATATCATTCGAGATCACGGCTCGTCGATCACCAATACTAGTGATATCTATATCAACGATTCCGTATTCGCGTTGCCGCTTGCTTACTCCTACTTGATTCCCAATACCATGGCTCCGCTGGAGTTTATTCAGTATGGAGATACATTGTTGTTCGCGGACTACTCAGCCTATTGGTTAGAGTGGCAAGAGTGCTGTAGGAGTTCTTTGGTTCAAAATGTGACTTCTACCGATAGTGTGTATATCCATGCTTATTTAGAAACAGGAGGAAGTTGTAACAGTCTGCCTGAGTTGGTGGCTCCGCTCAATCCGAACTGGAGTGCAACTATTGGTCAGGCTGCCTTAACGATGTACGACAGAGATCACGACTCGCTCCTATACGCCATGAGTTTCCCTATGATTGACGATTCAACGGCAGCTCCATTTCAGATTATTCAAGGAACGACTTCCAATCCCTTCACGGTAGACGCCAACGGAATTTTACGTGGAGATCGCGTAGAACAAGACGGCATATTTGCCTATGTTATTCAAGTGAATTCCTTGGATGCTAGCGGCACTTCCAATGGGTATGTTCGGCTGGAATCGGTGTTGGGGTTTTCGTCCCAGGATGTTGAGATTCGGGTTCGTCCCGGTGCAAAGATCACTGATCGATTTCATCAATGGACAAGCGGAAAGTTAGACAGTGTGCGTTGGGTAGTGGGGAGTACTCCTTTGGCGAATGCGAAGAACTATTTGCCAATCCATCTGCAACAAGCCTTATTTAGAGATTCATTGGGAATAGCTGGGGATAGCGCTGTGGTTAGTTTCCAGTGGAATCCCAGTACGCCAGAAGTCGGTTATAGGATTCCCATGGTTGTTCGCACGCAAATCGGAGCTTCGCGTTACGATGAGGTGGTTTGGATGTTTGCGAAAACCGGAATCGGCTTGAAAGAGTGGGGCTTAGAGGCCGCAGTGGTCTATCCAAATCCCAGCGGTGGAGAATTGCATATAGCGACCGAAAGAGGAGATCATAGCTACCAGTTAGTGGATGGATTTGGACGAGTGCTACTGGACCAGCTAGTAGAGAATCCAGGTTCGATAGAAGATCTTGATTTAGAACTTCCCGAAGGCGTTTATCACCTTTTGGTTTATGGAAGTGAAAACCGGGTGCGTCATGTCAAATGGGTTATTGTGAAATAG
- a CDS encoding T9SS type A sorting domain-containing protein, which produces MKKLLFLGISLFFSVSLSASHLLGGQLSAQCNDDPNTSGFEYDISFVIIRDANGVGLGPTQNIEIAPAGGSAMNTTVTQANSITFAIGSRQIEIVWYEGSATLQPNTNYTLSWNSCCRPMGVLNIPNSVGQSMHYWAQINTGSSCNSTPQFVAPPLLVWPNQISWMGSIAAFDFDGDALTYGLDVPYGQAGTPNAGYTMPSSLPGGQPNVDSTNGLFQYVADGPGSYSLVYEITARDANGVVNAIVRRDLYLEVIPIPGSPIKVVPALPINNPHHDWVVGNPDTLVFQAACDGGITASYHVPDFVDVSKIDFWVNQYKFADSADVFFTYRPTMSDIGTEFPVVVRFEGGDLTWDEVFYVGAKTDVGLETLEHGQAYIFPNPAKDKITVAFDSPMSSIRMVDATGRVVAEADLSKVVGEWSSDLQLRAGIYFVNLTDANGVSWTEPLIIQ; this is translated from the coding sequence ATGAAAAAATTATTATTCTTGGGGATTAGCCTATTTTTCTCGGTTAGTCTGAGTGCCTCCCACTTATTGGGCGGTCAATTATCTGCACAATGTAACGACGATCCTAATACGTCTGGTTTTGAGTACGATATCTCCTTTGTTATCATTCGTGATGCAAACGGAGTGGGCTTGGGGCCAACTCAAAATATTGAAATCGCTCCAGCTGGAGGGTCGGCCATGAATACCACTGTGACTCAAGCCAACAGCATTACGTTTGCAATCGGTTCGCGCCAAATTGAAATTGTTTGGTATGAAGGATCGGCCACGCTACAGCCTAATACGAATTATACTTTGTCTTGGAATTCTTGCTGTCGTCCCATGGGTGTTTTGAACATTCCGAACAGCGTCGGTCAATCTATGCATTATTGGGCGCAGATCAATACGGGATCGTCTTGCAATAGTACTCCACAATTTGTGGCTCCGCCTTTACTAGTATGGCCGAATCAAATTTCTTGGATGGGCTCAATCGCTGCATTCGACTTTGACGGTGATGCTCTCACATATGGATTAGATGTTCCATATGGCCAAGCAGGTACACCAAATGCAGGATACACCATGCCGAGCTCATTGCCAGGTGGTCAGCCTAATGTCGATTCTACCAATGGTCTTTTCCAATATGTAGCAGATGGACCAGGTTCATACAGTTTGGTTTATGAAATTACAGCCCGTGATGCCAATGGGGTGGTGAATGCTATCGTTCGTCGCGACCTCTACTTAGAAGTTATTCCAATTCCAGGAAGCCCGATTAAAGTAGTTCCTGCGCTTCCAATCAATAATCCGCATCACGACTGGGTAGTGGGTAATCCAGATACATTGGTGTTCCAAGCCGCATGTGATGGTGGAATTACAGCATCGTACCACGTGCCTGATTTTGTGGATGTATCCAAAATTGATTTCTGGGTCAACCAATACAAGTTTGCCGATAGTGCAGATGTGTTCTTCACCTATCGTCCAACCATGAGCGATATCGGAACCGAATTCCCAGTGGTCGTTCGTTTTGAAGGTGGTGATCTAACTTGGGATGAAGTGTTCTACGTTGGAGCTAAAACCGATGTGGGGCTTGAAACCCTAGAACATGGTCAAGCTTACATCTTCCCGAATCCTGCCAAAGATAAAATTACAGTGGCCTTTGATTCTCCTATGTCTTCTATCCGAATGGTAGATGCTACAGGTAGAGTAGTGGCAGAGGCTGATCTATCTAAAGTAGTAGGTGAATGGTCTAGTGACCTCCAACTCCGCGCCGGTATTTACTTTGTAAATCTTACCGATGCAAACGGAGTGAGCTGGACAGAGCCATTGATCATTCAATAA